Proteins co-encoded in one Oncorhynchus keta strain PuntledgeMale-10-30-2019 unplaced genomic scaffold, Oket_V2 Un_contig_1477_pilon_pilon, whole genome shotgun sequence genomic window:
- the LOC127918749 gene encoding uncharacterized protein LOC127918749 isoform X12, translating to MASLCPVSNSTIRVVPSQVVPSQVVPSQVVPSQVVSSQVVSSQVVSSQVVSSQVVPSQVVPSQVVPSQVVSSQVVPSQVVSSQVVSSQVVPSQVVSSQVVPSQVVSSQVVPSQVISRLCPVRLYPVRLYPGCAQSGCTQSGCIQSGCTQSGCIQSGCTQSVTPLYGLYPVRLYPVSNSTIRVVPSQVVSSQVVPSQVVPSQVVSSQVVSSQVVPSQVVSSQVVPSQVVFSQVVSSQVVPSQVVSSQVVPSQVVSSQVVPSHVVSSQVVPSQVVSSQVVSRLYPVRLCPVRLYPVRLYPGCIQSGCIQSGCTQSGSTQSGCTQSGCIQSGCIQSGCTQSGCIQSGCTQSGCIQSGCTQSGCTQSCCIQSGCAQSGCIQSGCTQSGCTQSGCTQSGCIQSGCIQSGCTQSGCIQSGCTQSGCIQSGCTQSCCIQSGCTQSGCIQVVPSQVVPSQVVPSQVVSSQVVSSQDVPSQVVSSQVVPNQVVSSQVISSQVVSSQVVSSQDVSSQVVSSQVVSSQVVSSQVVPSQVVPSQVVPSQVVSSQVVASQVVSSQIVSSQVVPSQVVPSQVVSSQVVPSQVVSSQVVASQVVSSQIVSSQVVPSQVVPSQVVSSQVVSSQVVSSQVVSSQIVSSQVISSQVVPSQVVSSQVVFIF from the exons ATGGCTAGTTTGTGTCCAGTCAGTAACTCTACTATACGggttgtacccagtcaggttgtacccagtcaggttgtgcccagtcaggttgtacccagtcaggttgtatccagtcaggttgtatccagtcaggttgtatccagtcaggttgtatccagtcaggttgtacccagtcaggttgtacccagtcaggttgtacccagtcaggttgtatccagtcaggttgtacccagtcaggttgtatccagtcaggttgtatccagtcaggttgtacccagtcaggttgtatccagtcaggttgtacccagtcaggttgtatccagtcaggttgtacccagtcaggttATATCCAGGTTGTGcccagtcaggttgtacccagtcaggttgtatccaggtTGTGcccagtcaggttgtacccagtcaggttgtatccagtcaggttgtacccagtcaggttgtatccagtcaggttgtacccagtcagTAACTCCACTATACGggttgtacccagtcag gttgtacccagtcagTAACTCCACTATACGggttgtacccagtcaggttgtatccagtcaggttgtacccagtcaggttgtacccagtcaggttgtatccagtcaggttgtatccagtcaggttgtacccagtcaggttgtatccagtcaggttgtacccagtcaggttgtattcagtcaggttgtatccagtcaggttgtacccagtcaggttgtatccagtcaggttgtacccagtcaggttgtatccagtcaggttgtacccagtcatgttgtatccagtcaggttgtacccagtcaggttgtatccagtcaggttgtatccaggttgtacccagtcaggttgtgcccagtcaggttgtatccagtcaggttgtatccaggttgtatccagtcaggttgtatccagtcaggttgtacccagtcaggttctacccagtcaggttgtacccagtcaggttgtattcagtcaggttgtatccagtcaggttgtacccagtcaggttgtatccagtcaggttgtacccagtcaggttgtatccagtcaggttgtacccagtcaggttgtacccagtcatgttgtatccagtcaggttgtgcccagtcaggttgtatccagtcaggttgtacccagtcaggttgtacccagtcaggttgtacccagtcaggttgtattcagtcaggttgtatccagtcaggttgtacccagtcaggttgtatccagtcaggttgtacccagtcaggttgtatccagtcaggttgtacccagtcatgttgtatccagtcaggttgtacccagtcaggttgtatccaggttgtacccagtcaggttgtacccagtcaggttgtgcccagtcaggttgtatccagtcaggttgtatccagtcaggatgtacccagtcaggttgtatccagtcaggttgtacccaatcaggttgtatccagtcaggttatatccagtcaggttgtatccagtcaggttgtatccagtcaggatgtatccagtcaggttgtatccagtcaggttgtatccagtcaggttgtatccagtcaggttgtacccagtcaggttgtacccagtcaggttgtacccagtcaggttgtatccagtcaggttgtagccagtcaggttgtatccagtcag attgtatccagtcaggttgtacccagtcaggttgtacccagtcaggttgtatccagtcaggttgtacccagtcaggttgtatccagtcaggttgtagccagtcaggttgtatccagtcagattgtatccagtcaggttgtacccagtcaggttgtacccagtcaggttgtatccagtcaggttgtatccagtcaggttgtatccagtcaggttgtatccagtcagattgtatccagtcaggttatatccagtcaggttgtacccagtcaggttgtatccagtcaggttgtgtttatattttag
- the LOC127918749 gene encoding uncharacterized protein LOC127918749 isoform X1, translating to MASLCPVSNSTIRVVPSQVVPSQVVPSQVVPSQVVSSQVVSSQVVSSQVVSSQVVPSQVVPSQVVPSQVVSSQVVPSQVVSSQVVSSQVVPSQVVSSQVVPSQVVSSQVVPSQVISRLCPVRLYPVRLYPGCAQSGCTQSGCIQSGCTQSGCIQSGCTQSVTPLYGLYPVRLYPVSNSTIRVVPSQVVSSQVVPSQVVPSQVVSSQVVSSQVVPSQVVSSQVVPSQVVFSQVVSSQVVPSQVVSSQVVPSQVVSSQVVPSHVVSSQVVPSQVVSSQVVSRLYPVRLCPVRLYPVRLYPGCIQSGCIQSGCTQSGSTQSGCTQSGCIQSGCIQSGCTQSGCIQSGCTQSGCIQSGCTQSGCTQSCCIQSGCAQSGCIQSGCTQSGCTQSGCTQSGCIQSGCIQSGCTQSGCIQSGCTQSGCIQSGCTQSCCIQSGCTQSGCIQVVPSQVVPSQVVPSQVVSSQVVSSQDVPSQVVSSQVVPNQVVSSQVISSQVVSSQVVSSQDVSSQVVSSQVVSSQVVSSQVVPSQVVPSQVVPSQVVSSQVVASQVVSSQVVSSQIVSSQVVPSQVVSSQVVSSQIVSSQVVPSQVVSRLYPIRLYPVRLYPVRLYPGCTQSGCIQSGCTQSGCIQVVSSQVVSSQVVPSQVVSSQIVSSQVVPSQVVPSQVVSSQVVPSQVVSSQVVASQVVSSQIVSSQVVPSQVVPSQVVSSQVVSSQVVSSQVVSSQIVSSQVISSQVVPSQVVSSQVVFIF from the exons ATGGCTAGTTTGTGTCCAGTCAGTAACTCTACTATACGggttgtacccagtcaggttgtacccagtcaggttgtgcccagtcaggttgtacccagtcaggttgtatccagtcaggttgtatccagtcaggttgtatccagtcaggttgtatccagtcaggttgtacccagtcaggttgtacccagtcaggttgtacccagtcaggttgtatccagtcaggttgtacccagtcaggttgtatccagtcaggttgtatccagtcaggttgtacccagtcaggttgtatccagtcaggttgtacccagtcaggttgtatccagtcaggttgtacccagtcaggttATATCCAGGTTGTGcccagtcaggttgtacccagtcaggttgtatccaggtTGTGcccagtcaggttgtacccagtcaggttgtatccagtcaggttgtacccagtcaggttgtatccagtcaggttgtacccagtcagTAACTCCACTATACGggttgtacccagtcag gttgtacccagtcagTAACTCCACTATACGggttgtacccagtcaggttgtatccagtcaggttgtacccagtcaggttgtacccagtcaggttgtatccagtcaggttgtatccagtcaggttgtacccagtcaggttgtatccagtcaggttgtacccagtcaggttgtattcagtcaggttgtatccagtcaggttgtacccagtcaggttgtatccagtcaggttgtacccagtcaggttgtatccagtcaggttgtacccagtcatgttgtatccagtcaggttgtacccagtcaggttgtatccagtcaggttgtatccaggttgtacccagtcaggttgtgcccagtcaggttgtatccagtcaggttgtatccaggttgtatccagtcaggttgtatccagtcaggttgtacccagtcaggttctacccagtcaggttgtacccagtcaggttgtattcagtcaggttgtatccagtcaggttgtacccagtcaggttgtatccagtcaggttgtacccagtcaggttgtatccagtcaggttgtacccagtcaggttgtacccagtcatgttgtatccagtcaggttgtgcccagtcaggttgtatccagtcaggttgtacccagtcaggttgtacccagtcaggttgtacccagtcaggttgtattcagtcaggttgtatccagtcaggttgtacccagtcaggttgtatccagtcaggttgtacccagtcaggttgtatccagtcaggttgtacccagtcatgttgtatccagtcaggttgtacccagtcaggttgtatccaggttgtacccagtcaggttgtacccagtcaggttgtgcccagtcaggttgtatccagtcaggttgtatccagtcaggatgtacccagtcaggttgtatccagtcaggttgtacccaatcaggttgtatccagtcaggttatatccagtcaggttgtatccagtcaggttgtatccagtcaggatgtatccagtcaggttgtatccagtcaggttgtatccagtcaggttgtatccagtcaggttgtacccagtcaggttgtacccagtcaggttgtacccagtcaggttgtatccagtcaggttgtagccagtcaggttgtatccagtcaggttgtatccagtcagattgtatccagtcaggttgtacccagtcaggttgtatccagtcaggttgtatccagtcagattgtatccagtcaggttgtacccagtcaggttgtatccaggtTGTATCCAatcaggttgtatccagtcaggttgtacccagtcaggttgtatccag gttgtacccagtcaggttgtatccagtcaggttgtacccagtcaggttgtatccaggttgtatccagtcaggttgtatccagtcaggttgtacccagtcaggttgtatccagtcagattgtatccagtcaggttgtacccagtcaggttgtacccagtcaggttgtatccagtcaggttgtacccagtcaggttgtatccagtcaggttgtagccagtcaggttgtatccagtcagattgtatccagtcaggttgtacccagtcaggttgtacccagtcaggttgtatccagtcaggttgtatccagtcaggttgtatccagtcaggttgtatccagtcagattgtatccagtcaggttatatccagtcaggttgtacccagtcaggttgtatccagtcaggttgtgtttatattttag
- the LOC127918749 gene encoding uncharacterized protein LOC127918749 isoform X9 yields MASLCPVSNSTIRVVPSQVVSSQVVSSQVVPSQVVSSQVVPSQVVSSQVVPSQVISRLCPVRLYPVRLYPGCAQSGCTQSGCIQSGCTQSGCIQSGCTQSVTPLYGLYPVRLYPVSNSTIRVVPSQVVSSQVVPSQVVPSQVVSSQVVSSQVVPSQVVSSQVVPSQVVFSQVVSSQVVPSQVVSSQVVPSQVVSSQVVPSHVVSSQVVPSQVVSSQVVSRLYPVRLCPVRLYPVRLYPGCIQSGCIQSGCTQSGSTQSGCTQSGCIQSGCIQSGCTQSGCIQSGCTQSGCIQSGCTQSGCTQSCCIQSGCAQSGCIQSGCTQSGCTQSGCTQSGCIQSGCIQSGCTQSGCIQSGCTQSGCIQSGCTQSCCIQSGCTQSGCIQVVPSQVVPSQVVPSQVVSSQVVSSQDVPSQVVSSQVVPNQVVSSQVISSQVVSSQVVSSQDVSSQVVSSQVVSSQVVSSQVVPSQVVPSQVVPSQVVSSQVVASQVVSSQVVSSQIVSSQVVPSQVVSSQVVSSQIVSSQVVPSQVVSRLYPIRLYPVRLYPVRLYPGCTQSGCIQSGCTQSGCIQVVSSQVVSSQVVPSQVVSSQIVSSQVVPSQVVPSQVVSSQVVPSQVVSSQVVASQVVSSQIVSSQVVPSQVVPSQVVSSQVVSSQVVSSQVVSSQIVSSQVISSQVVPSQVVSSQVVFIF; encoded by the exons ATGGCTAGTTTGTGTCCAGTCAGTAACTCTACTATACGggttgtacccagtcag gttgtatccagtcaggttgtatccagtcaggttgtacccagtcaggttgtatccagtcaggttgtacccagtcaggttgtatccagtcaggttgtacccagtcaggttATATCCAGGTTGTGcccagtcaggttgtacccagtcaggttgtatccaggtTGTGcccagtcaggttgtacccagtcaggttgtatccagtcaggttgtacccagtcaggttgtatccagtcaggttgtacccagtcagTAACTCCACTATACGggttgtacccagtcag gttgtacccagtcagTAACTCCACTATACGggttgtacccagtcaggttgtatccagtcaggttgtacccagtcaggttgtacccagtcaggttgtatccagtcaggttgtatccagtcaggttgtacccagtcaggttgtatccagtcaggttgtacccagtcaggttgtattcagtcaggttgtatccagtcaggttgtacccagtcaggttgtatccagtcaggttgtacccagtcaggttgtatccagtcaggttgtacccagtcatgttgtatccagtcaggttgtacccagtcaggttgtatccagtcaggttgtatccaggttgtacccagtcaggttgtgcccagtcaggttgtatccagtcaggttgtatccaggttgtatccagtcaggttgtatccagtcaggttgtacccagtcaggttctacccagtcaggttgtacccagtcaggttgtattcagtcaggttgtatccagtcaggttgtacccagtcaggttgtatccagtcaggttgtacccagtcaggttgtatccagtcaggttgtacccagtcaggttgtacccagtcatgttgtatccagtcaggttgtgcccagtcaggttgtatccagtcaggttgtacccagtcaggttgtacccagtcaggttgtacccagtcaggttgtattcagtcaggttgtatccagtcaggttgtacccagtcaggttgtatccagtcaggttgtacccagtcaggttgtatccagtcaggttgtacccagtcatgttgtatccagtcaggttgtacccagtcaggttgtatccaggttgtacccagtcaggttgtacccagtcaggttgtgcccagtcaggttgtatccagtcaggttgtatccagtcaggatgtacccagtcaggttgtatccagtcaggttgtacccaatcaggttgtatccagtcaggttatatccagtcaggttgtatccagtcaggttgtatccagtcaggatgtatccagtcaggttgtatccagtcaggttgtatccagtcaggttgtatccagtcaggttgtacccagtcaggttgtacccagtcaggttgtacccagtcaggttgtatccagtcaggttgtagccagtcaggttgtatccagtcaggttgtatccagtcagattgtatccagtcaggttgtacccagtcaggttgtatccagtcaggttgtatccagtcagattgtatccagtcaggttgtacccagtcaggttgtatccaggtTGTATCCAatcaggttgtatccagtcaggttgtacccagtcaggttgtatccag gttgtacccagtcaggttgtatccagtcaggttgtacccagtcaggttgtatccaggttgtatccagtcaggttgtatccagtcaggttgtacccagtcaggttgtatccagtcagattgtatccagtcaggttgtacccagtcaggttgtacccagtcaggttgtatccagtcaggttgtacccagtcaggttgtatccagtcaggttgtagccagtcaggttgtatccagtcagattgtatccagtcaggttgtacccagtcaggttgtacccagtcaggttgtatccagtcaggttgtatccagtcaggttgtatccagtcaggttgtatccagtcagattgtatccagtcaggttatatccagtcaggttgtacccagtcaggttgtatccagtcaggttgtgtttatattttag
- the LOC127918749 gene encoding uncharacterized protein LOC127918749 isoform X4 produces the protein MASLCPVSNSTIRVVPSQVVPSQVVPSQVVPSQVVSSQVVSSQVVPSQVVPSQVVPSQVVSSQVVPSQVVSSQVVSSQVVPSQVVSSQVVPSQVVSSQVVPSQVISRLCPVRLYPVRLYPGCAQSGCTQSGCIQSGCTQSGCIQSGCTQSVTPLYGLYPVRLYPVSNSTIRVVPSQVVSSQVVPSQVVPSQVVSSQVVSSQVVPSQVVSSQVVPSQVVFSQVVSSQVVPSQVVSSQVVPSQVVSSQVVPSHVVSSQVVPSQVVSSQVVSRLYPVRLCPVRLYPVRLYPGCIQSGCIQSGCTQSGSTQSGCTQSGCIQSGCIQSGCTQSGCIQSGCTQSGCIQSGCTQSGCTQSCCIQSGCAQSGCIQSGCTQSGCTQSGCTQSGCIQSGCIQSGCTQSGCIQSGCTQSGCIQSGCTQSCCIQSGCTQSGCIQVVPSQVVPSQVVPSQVVSSQVVSSQDVPSQVVSSQVVPNQVVSSQVISSQVVSSQVVSSQDVSSQVVSSQVVSSQVVSSQVVPSQVVPSQVVPSQVVSSQVVASQVVSSQVVSSQIVSSQVVPSQVVSSQVVSSQIVSSQVVPSQVVSRLYPIRLYPVRLYPVRLYPGCTQSGCIQSGCTQSGCIQVVSSQVVSSQVVPSQVVSSQIVSSQVVPSQVVPSQVVSSQVVPSQVVSSQVVASQVVSSQIVSSQVVPSQVVPSQVVSSQVVSSQVVSSQVVSSQIVSSQVISSQVVPSQVVSSQVVFIF, from the exons ATGGCTAGTTTGTGTCCAGTCAGTAACTCTACTATACGggttgtacccagtcaggttgtacccagtcaggttgtgcccagtcaggttgtacccagtcaggttgtatccagtcaggttgtatccagtcag gttgtacccagtcaggttgtacccagtcaggttgtacccagtcaggttgtatccagtcaggttgtacccagtcaggttgtatccagtcaggttgtatccagtcaggttgtacccagtcaggttgtatccagtcaggttgtacccagtcaggttgtatccagtcaggttgtacccagtcaggttATATCCAGGTTGTGcccagtcaggttgtacccagtcaggttgtatccaggtTGTGcccagtcaggttgtacccagtcaggttgtatccagtcaggttgtacccagtcaggttgtatccagtcaggttgtacccagtcagTAACTCCACTATACGggttgtacccagtcag gttgtacccagtcagTAACTCCACTATACGggttgtacccagtcaggttgtatccagtcaggttgtacccagtcaggttgtacccagtcaggttgtatccagtcaggttgtatccagtcaggttgtacccagtcaggttgtatccagtcaggttgtacccagtcaggttgtattcagtcaggttgtatccagtcaggttgtacccagtcaggttgtatccagtcaggttgtacccagtcaggttgtatccagtcaggttgtacccagtcatgttgtatccagtcaggttgtacccagtcaggttgtatccagtcaggttgtatccaggttgtacccagtcaggttgtgcccagtcaggttgtatccagtcaggttgtatccaggttgtatccagtcaggttgtatccagtcaggttgtacccagtcaggttctacccagtcaggttgtacccagtcaggttgtattcagtcaggttgtatccagtcaggttgtacccagtcaggttgtatccagtcaggttgtacccagtcaggttgtatccagtcaggttgtacccagtcaggttgtacccagtcatgttgtatccagtcaggttgtgcccagtcaggttgtatccagtcaggttgtacccagtcaggttgtacccagtcaggttgtacccagtcaggttgtattcagtcaggttgtatccagtcaggttgtacccagtcaggttgtatccagtcaggttgtacccagtcaggttgtatccagtcaggttgtacccagtcatgttgtatccagtcaggttgtacccagtcaggttgtatccaggttgtacccagtcaggttgtacccagtcaggttgtgcccagtcaggttgtatccagtcaggttgtatccagtcaggatgtacccagtcaggttgtatccagtcaggttgtacccaatcaggttgtatccagtcaggttatatccagtcaggttgtatccagtcaggttgtatccagtcaggatgtatccagtcaggttgtatccagtcaggttgtatccagtcaggttgtatccagtcaggttgtacccagtcaggttgtacccagtcaggttgtacccagtcaggttgtatccagtcaggttgtagccagtcaggttgtatccagtcaggttgtatccagtcagattgtatccagtcaggttgtacccagtcaggttgtatccagtcaggttgtatccagtcagattgtatccagtcaggttgtacccagtcaggttgtatccaggtTGTATCCAatcaggttgtatccagtcaggttgtacccagtcaggttgtatccag gttgtacccagtcaggttgtatccagtcaggttgtacccagtcaggttgtatccaggttgtatccagtcaggttgtatccagtcaggttgtacccagtcaggttgtatccagtcagattgtatccagtcaggttgtacccagtcaggttgtacccagtcaggttgtatccagtcaggttgtacccagtcaggttgtatccagtcaggttgtagccagtcaggttgtatccagtcagattgtatccagtcaggttgtacccagtcaggttgtacccagtcaggttgtatccagtcaggttgtatccagtcaggttgtatccagtcaggttgtatccagtcagattgtatccagtcaggttatatccagtcaggttgtacccagtcaggttgtatccagtcaggttgtgtttatattttag
- the LOC127918749 gene encoding uncharacterized protein LOC127918749 isoform X5 — protein MASLCPVSNSTIRVVPSQVVPSQVVPSQVVPSQVVSSQVVSSQVVSSQVVSSQVVPSQVVPSQVVPSQVVSSQVVSSQVVPSQVVSSQVVPSQVVSSQVVPSQVISRLCPVRLYPVRLYPGCAQSGCTQSGCIQSGCTQSGCIQSGCTQSVTPLYGLYPVRLYPVSNSTIRVVPSQVVSSQVVPSQVVPSQVVSSQVVSSQVVPSQVVSSQVVPSQVVFSQVVSSQVVPSQVVSSQVVPSQVVSSQVVPSHVVSSQVVPSQVVSSQVVSRLYPVRLCPVRLYPVRLYPGCIQSGCIQSGCTQSGSTQSGCTQSGCIQSGCIQSGCTQSGCIQSGCTQSGCIQSGCTQSGCTQSCCIQSGCAQSGCIQSGCTQSGCTQSGCTQSGCIQSGCIQSGCTQSGCIQSGCTQSGCIQSGCTQSCCIQSGCTQSGCIQVVPSQVVPSQVVPSQVVSSQVVSSQDVPSQVVSSQVVPNQVVSSQVISSQVVSSQVVSSQDVSSQVVSSQVVSSQVVSSQVVPSQVVPSQVVPSQVVSSQVVASQVVSSQVVSSQIVSSQVVPSQVVSSQVVSSQIVSSQVVPSQVVSRLYPIRLYPVRLYPVRLYPGCTQSGCIQSGCTQSGCIQVVSSQVVSSQVVPSQVVSSQIVSSQVVPSQVVPSQVVSSQVVPSQVVSSQVVASQVVSSQIVSSQVVPSQVVPSQVVSSQVVSSQVVSSQVVSSQIVSSQVISSQVVPSQVVSSQVVFIF, from the exons ATGGCTAGTTTGTGTCCAGTCAGTAACTCTACTATACGggttgtacccagtcaggttgtacccagtcaggttgtgcccagtcaggttgtacccagtcaggttgtatccagtcaggttgtatccagtcaggttgtatccagtcaggttgtatccagtcaggttgtacccagtcaggttgtacccagtcaggttgtacccagtcaggttgtatccagtcag gttgtatccagtcaggttgtacccagtcaggttgtatccagtcaggttgtacccagtcaggttgtatccagtcaggttgtacccagtcaggttATATCCAGGTTGTGcccagtcaggttgtacccagtcaggttgtatccaggtTGTGcccagtcaggttgtacccagtcaggttgtatccagtcaggttgtacccagtcaggttgtatccagtcaggttgtacccagtcagTAACTCCACTATACGggttgtacccagtcag gttgtacccagtcagTAACTCCACTATACGggttgtacccagtcaggttgtatccagtcaggttgtacccagtcaggttgtacccagtcaggttgtatccagtcaggttgtatccagtcaggttgtacccagtcaggttgtatccagtcaggttgtacccagtcaggttgtattcagtcaggttgtatccagtcaggttgtacccagtcaggttgtatccagtcaggttgtacccagtcaggttgtatccagtcaggttgtacccagtcatgttgtatccagtcaggttgtacccagtcaggttgtatccagtcaggttgtatccaggttgtacccagtcaggttgtgcccagtcaggttgtatccagtcaggttgtatccaggttgtatccagtcaggttgtatccagtcaggttgtacccagtcaggttctacccagtcaggttgtacccagtcaggttgtattcagtcaggttgtatccagtcaggttgtacccagtcaggttgtatccagtcaggttgtacccagtcaggttgtatccagtcaggttgtacccagtcaggttgtacccagtcatgttgtatccagtcaggttgtgcccagtcaggttgtatccagtcaggttgtacccagtcaggttgtacccagtcaggttgtacccagtcaggttgtattcagtcaggttgtatccagtcaggttgtacccagtcaggttgtatccagtcaggttgtacccagtcaggttgtatccagtcaggttgtacccagtcatgttgtatccagtcaggttgtacccagtcaggttgtatccaggttgtacccagtcaggttgtacccagtcaggttgtgcccagtcaggttgtatccagtcaggttgtatccagtcaggatgtacccagtcaggttgtatccagtcaggttgtacccaatcaggttgtatccagtcaggttatatccagtcaggttgtatccagtcaggttgtatccagtcaggatgtatccagtcaggttgtatccagtcaggttgtatccagtcaggttgtatccagtcaggttgtacccagtcaggttgtacccagtcaggttgtacccagtcaggttgtatccagtcaggttgtagccagtcaggttgtatccagtcaggttgtatccagtcagattgtatccagtcaggttgtacccagtcaggttgtatccagtcaggttgtatccagtcagattgtatccagtcaggttgtacccagtcaggttgtatccaggtTGTATCCAatcaggttgtatccagtcaggttgtacccagtcaggttgtatccag gttgtacccagtcaggttgtatccagtcaggttgtacccagtcaggttgtatccaggttgtatccagtcaggttgtatccagtcaggttgtacccagtcaggttgtatccagtcagattgtatccagtcaggttgtacccagtcaggttgtacccagtcaggttgtatccagtcaggttgtacccagtcaggttgtatccagtcaggttgtagccagtcaggttgtatccagtcagattgtatccagtcaggttgtacccagtcaggttgtacccagtcaggttgtatccagtcaggttgtatccagtcaggttgtatccagtcaggttgtatccagtcagattgtatccagtcaggttatatccagtcaggttgtacccagtcaggttgtatccagtcaggttgtgtttatattttag